Proteins encoded within one genomic window of Burkholderia glumae LMG 2196 = ATCC 33617:
- a CDS encoding clostripain-related cysteine peptidase has protein sequence MKNKFSRSVMFSVVVFLSACGSDDNSPFPPKPQPQASTTVMVYMVGSNLESKYKSADGNIVEMLKASLPPNTNVVIETGGANVNNDVSRQIPNWISVKRHVLSSGKIQQISDLGRLDMGAPKTLSDFIDWAQKQYPAGSYKLLMWDHGGGWTGFGGDENTKTASGSNSMLSLNSLAQGIRDGVKASNIHFDVIGFDACLMATVEVATALSPYANYLLASEELEPGPGWNWTSVISSADSEARTFGKIVADSYIAKQETEKENGTLSLIDLQKIGAVQTALESWSDSIIAKASASDNSWANIVWKRATSLGFGGTGDGTNGNGYLDLVDLKIFSRSISDIVQGSEKLSDSISQAVVYNNATSNYSNASGLTAYFPSRSLNSSAGSSAYQAINFSQKYQNFSKNYLSMISAKPRIHEIDAGVKNGAIAADIKADAGILDVDSLLFSSVNSDGTATLVGSMPIYDNVQNFRATVSVTAPLNGGWLTLNGYPLILGYLNQQDGGQIWGAPIELNGELTYLLYTRENDGGWTAIGTASSIKDPVYRVMPLPSADDKIQILGAKFDVESAKAVALMPVTPEFSTGNFDLQFTSVPAGMSQAVLDTDSTFDVKLSDIYPRSN, from the coding sequence ATGAAAAATAAATTTTCCCGATCGGTGATGTTCTCGGTCGTTGTATTTCTTTCTGCGTGCGGTAGTGATGATAATTCACCTTTTCCTCCCAAGCCACAGCCGCAAGCATCGACGACCGTGATGGTTTATATGGTTGGATCGAATTTGGAAAGCAAATATAAAAGTGCGGATGGTAATATAGTCGAAATGCTTAAGGCATCACTCCCTCCCAACACCAATGTTGTAATTGAAACCGGAGGAGCCAACGTCAATAACGATGTGTCTCGACAGATACCGAATTGGATTAGTGTTAAGCGGCACGTACTATCGAGTGGGAAAATCCAGCAGATCTCTGATCTTGGAAGGCTGGACATGGGGGCGCCCAAAACATTGTCCGATTTTATTGATTGGGCACAGAAACAGTATCCGGCAGGCAGCTACAAACTCCTGATGTGGGATCATGGTGGAGGTTGGACGGGTTTTGGTGGGGACGAAAATACTAAAACTGCAAGCGGCTCCAACTCGATGTTATCTCTGAATAGCTTGGCTCAAGGCATTCGCGACGGAGTCAAGGCCTCGAATATTCATTTCGATGTTATTGGATTTGATGCTTGCTTGATGGCTACAGTTGAGGTAGCGACTGCACTTAGCCCATATGCCAACTATCTTTTGGCTTCCGAGGAGCTTGAACCGGGACCAGGCTGGAATTGGACATCGGTAATTTCGTCGGCAGATTCAGAAGCACGAACGTTTGGGAAAATTGTCGCAGATTCCTATATTGCGAAACAAGAAACTGAAAAAGAAAACGGAACGCTGTCACTCATCGATCTACAAAAGATTGGTGCTGTGCAAACCGCTCTGGAATCGTGGTCGGATTCAATTATAGCCAAAGCGAGCGCCAGTGATAATAGTTGGGCTAATATAGTATGGAAGCGCGCCACCTCGCTCGGTTTCGGAGGAACGGGCGACGGCACTAATGGAAATGGGTACCTTGATTTGGTTGACTTAAAGATTTTCTCGAGAAGTATCTCAGATATCGTGCAAGGCTCGGAGAAATTATCTGATTCTATCAGCCAAGCGGTTGTTTACAATAACGCCACTTCTAATTATAGCAATGCATCCGGATTGACTGCATATTTTCCCTCTCGTTCATTGAATAGTAGTGCTGGATCGTCAGCTTATCAAGCTATCAATTTTTCTCAAAAATATCAGAATTTTTCGAAAAATTACCTTTCGATGATTTCGGCAAAGCCGCGTATACATGAAATTGATGCTGGCGTCAAAAACGGAGCGATTGCGGCCGATATTAAGGCTGATGCAGGGATTCTTGATGTTGATAGTCTATTGTTTTCTTCAGTAAATTCTGATGGTACAGCAACGTTGGTGGGTAGTATGCCAATCTATGACAACGTGCAAAACTTCAGGGCGACAGTATCGGTGACAGCGCCGCTCAATGGTGGTTGGCTGACTTTAAACGGTTATCCACTGATTTTGGGCTATCTGAACCAACAGGATGGTGGCCAGATCTGGGGAGCGCCAATTGAATTGAATGGTGAACTTACATATTTGCTGTACACAAGAGAAAATGATGGAGGTTGGACTGCAATTGGTACTGCTTCTTCAATAAAAGACCCAGTCTATCGCGTGATGCCTTTGCCTTCCGCTGATGACAAGATTCAAATCTTGGGCGCGAAATTTGATGTGGAGTCTGCAAAAGCAGTGGCCTTGATGCCTGTTACTCCGGAATTTAGCACAGGCAACTTTGATCTTCAATTTACGTCAGTTCCGGCCGGTATGAGTCAAGCCGTTTTGGATACGGACTCCACGTTTGACGTAAAGCTTTCCGACATATATCCCCGGTCAAACTAG
- a CDS encoding IS5 family transposase (programmed frameshift), with translation MARRKISNELWVELEPLIPEFTPSPKGGRRRTVDDRAALNGILYVLQTGIPWEDLPQELGFGSGMTCWRRLRDWQAAGVWRRLHLAMLRRLREHDQIDWERASLDGASVSKPPGGQETGPNPTDRGKLGSKRHIVVDARGIPLAVTITGANRHDSMAFESTLDAIPAVPGLNGPPRKRPSKLHADKGYDFGRCRRYLRQRGIKARIARRGIESSERLGRHRWVVERTHAWFAGFGKLRIRFERRLDIHTALLVLAAAVICSRFVDDLC, from the exons ATGGCAAGACGCAAAATCAGCAACGAGTTGTGGGTGGAGCTGGAACCGCTGATTCCGGAATTCACCCCATCGCCCAAGGGCGGACGGCGGCGCACGGTCGATGACCGAGCTGCGCTCAACGGCATCCTATATGTGCTGCAAACCGGTATCCCGTGGGAAGACCTCCCGCAAGAACTGGGCTTCGGCAGTGGCATGACGTGTTGGCGACGTCTGCGAGACTGGCAAGCGGCCGGTGTATGGCGCCGGCTGCATCTGGCGATGCTGCGTCGGCTGCGTGAGCACGACCAGATCGATTGGGAACGCGCCAGCCTCGATGGAGCCAGCGTCTCCA AGCCCCCGGGGGGCCAGGAAACCGGCCCCAACCCGACCGACCGCGGCAAGCTCGGATCGAAGCGACACATCGTCGTAGATGCACGCGGCATTCCTCTGGCCGTCACGATCACGGGAGCCAACCGCCACGATTCGATGGCATTCGAGTCCACGCTCGATGCCATTCCTGCGGTACCCGGGCTGAACGGTCCGCCACGCAAGCGCCCGAGCAAACTGCACGCTGACAAAGGGTATGACTTCGGGCGTTGTCGACGTTATCTGAGACAGCGCGGCATCAAGGCTCGTATTGCACGCCGCGGTATCGAAAGCAGCGAACGGCTGGGCAGGCATCGTTGGGTCGTCGAGCGTACGCATGCCTGGTTCGCCGGATTCGGCAAGCTTCGAATTCGCTTCGAACGACGCCTCGATATTCATACCGCTCTGCTTGTCCTGGCTGCCGCCGTCATCTGCTCCAGATTCGTGGATGACTTGTGTTAG
- a CDS encoding response regulator, with product MRMLIIDDNPDDRLLLAEYFGGIGCRVFVACDGHDGFRKALAIIPDLILMDVGMPVCDGLTTMRLLQSARDTRAIPICLLTAAGQPAERVQGLRLGAIDYVPKPFDLKEVHLRLSIHARAGRYARGRGIAAYPCDTLDARLFRDARCHLLSRLHEASSVPSLARMLSTNTLRLNLAFKRCTGMTVSQFLFEARMQYAVSLLTQTTIDIQAIAEAVGYGTRQNFSTAYRKRFGASPNESRIQKLDI from the coding sequence ATGCGGATGCTGATCATAGACGATAATCCTGACGATCGACTACTGCTAGCGGAATACTTTGGCGGAATAGGTTGTAGGGTTTTTGTCGCGTGTGATGGTCATGACGGTTTTCGCAAGGCGCTGGCCATTATTCCCGACCTGATCCTAATGGATGTAGGCATGCCAGTATGCGATGGCCTGACCACTATGCGCCTTCTACAATCGGCCCGAGACACACGCGCGATCCCGATCTGCCTCCTCACGGCAGCTGGCCAACCAGCCGAGCGCGTGCAAGGGCTACGGCTAGGTGCCATCGACTACGTACCCAAACCCTTCGATCTGAAGGAGGTCCACCTGCGCCTGAGCATCCATGCACGTGCAGGCCGTTACGCACGCGGCAGAGGCATTGCCGCGTATCCGTGCGATACGCTGGACGCCCGCTTATTTCGGGACGCACGCTGCCACCTGCTCTCCCGTCTTCACGAGGCGTCATCCGTGCCATCGCTCGCACGAATGTTGAGTACGAATACTTTGCGTTTGAACCTGGCCTTTAAACGATGCACCGGCATGACGGTATCTCAGTTTCTGTTCGAAGCGCGCATGCAATATGCGGTAAGCCTTCTTACTCAAACCACCATTGACATTCAGGCAATTGCCGAAGCAGTGGGATATGGGACCCGGCAGAATTTCTCGACAGCGTACCGCAAACGATTCGGCGCTTCACCAAACGAATCACGAATACAGAAACTCGACATATGA
- a CDS encoding DNA-binding response regulator gives MNRVLVVDDHLDDRSLLAEFLRQQGFRVFMASDGLDGLAKARVVRPDLILMDINMPNCDGLTACRKLKCDPATSAVPLIFLTASTQPEERVAGLEAGAIDYIAKPFHFEEVRLRIAIHLRLDSIAHDSESNVGIHPLNQEATNIDLALFRQVKAIVLANFADELDVEALAARAGTSPRRLSLALKRCIGLTVFDYIREERLKESRRLLLESNSDIVTIARSVGYTNGANFATAFKTRFGISPSVLRRGNNGANEALINP, from the coding sequence ATGAACCGCGTCCTTGTTGTCGATGATCACCTCGACGATCGCAGCCTGTTGGCCGAATTCCTTCGGCAACAGGGCTTTCGCGTATTCATGGCGAGCGACGGCCTAGACGGCTTGGCCAAAGCCCGTGTCGTCAGGCCAGACCTGATTTTGATGGATATCAATATGCCAAATTGCGACGGGCTCACCGCATGCCGCAAACTGAAATGCGACCCCGCCACCTCAGCGGTACCGTTGATTTTCCTGACTGCGTCAACCCAACCTGAGGAGCGCGTTGCCGGACTCGAGGCGGGAGCGATTGATTACATCGCCAAGCCGTTCCATTTCGAGGAGGTAAGGTTGCGTATTGCGATTCACTTGAGATTGGACAGTATCGCGCACGATTCTGAATCGAATGTTGGAATTCATCCCCTCAATCAGGAAGCAACGAATATCGACCTAGCACTCTTTCGTCAAGTTAAGGCCATCGTGCTCGCCAACTTTGCGGACGAACTCGATGTCGAAGCGCTTGCCGCTAGGGCCGGTACGTCCCCACGTCGGTTGTCGCTAGCGCTTAAACGCTGCATCGGGCTCACAGTATTCGACTACATCCGCGAAGAACGACTGAAAGAATCGAGGCGCCTACTGCTCGAGAGTAACAGCGATATCGTGACGATCGCGCGTAGTGTCGGTTATACGAACGGCGCGAACTTCGCGACTGCTTTCAAGACACGTTTTGGCATCTCCCCGAGCGTGCTTCGTCGCGGAAACAACGGCGCAAATGAAGCGCTAATCAACCCATGA
- a CDS encoding hybrid sensor histidine kinase/response regulator: MLFDDRTAILTADTVLRSDGWQRAAMGDLSRGFTSSAIWIAGALVNEGAQATTRWISVDPVRLEDVAFYIVDQDGNAANLRYRSGIGAPIADRPLDTVRTAFPITLAPGQQLRYLIRVRSRSSLTLSLYIWHPRNFQVEARRDITAHMLLTGAMLAMSVFSAVLAAVWRDRVFVILTATVVSEVIYELAFEGYLYALLLPQGGDLLVRLPSVAGNIAVALFSALLYSFIGLDRFCVWRWAYKIMIAAFVVASAWTAFGDYRTSAAVAVQGTFLCNLVWIASVAHAYRKKLANARLIFIAFLPDCATFFIRIGVLCGFLSTSYSTGTAQIWDSIGILVLLSMIVGRRSRQLLLEQRQAQRLLLAEREATQERLESAVVTRTRELQSALEQADGAMRAKSNFLARISHDLRTPLTSIIGFADLIQADGREDAERGRVIRRSANHMLGMVNDLIDYARGREADTLSPRPVYTYALLDVVSQHGDALAKRSANEFSLNVVGDLPPIIELDEQRMHQVLDNLLDNAAKFTSHGRIVLTVSANRFDGARGRCNLRFSISDNGCGVAIADHERVFEPFVRVGEQNHRPGIGLGLSIVKLWTDRMGASLTFDSSPGIGTTIIIELTVNELDESEVGSLGLHESAETLPLIDGAGKLVLLAEDTAEIRELLRGDLLSLGFEVEAYDNGASAIRRLIAEDRPAPALVLTDQFMPEASGHDVLAVARSYRPHVPVVLVSAVPFSQTTQPDATEYFDAQLLKPISLADLRNTIAMLLDMQREHRPSQPVSQNPLVLAPPSPELLDEARTLIELGAISDLLDWAEKISQIAPQHAPFAAKVSQLAKRGELRELQTML, translated from the coding sequence ATGCTGTTCGACGATCGCACTGCGATCCTAACAGCTGACACCGTTTTGCGCAGCGATGGCTGGCAGCGTGCGGCCATGGGGGATTTGTCACGAGGGTTCACGTCGTCTGCCATCTGGATCGCAGGGGCGCTTGTAAATGAAGGGGCGCAAGCGACCACGCGTTGGATCTCAGTGGATCCAGTACGTCTTGAAGACGTTGCTTTCTACATAGTCGATCAAGATGGCAACGCGGCCAATTTGCGTTACCGCTCTGGAATTGGAGCACCCATTGCGGATCGGCCGCTCGACACCGTCAGAACAGCGTTTCCCATCACGCTCGCACCCGGTCAGCAACTGCGGTATCTGATCCGTGTGCGAAGCCGCTCATCGCTCACATTATCGTTGTATATCTGGCATCCAAGGAATTTCCAGGTCGAGGCCCGACGCGACATCACGGCTCATATGCTGCTGACGGGAGCCATGCTCGCCATGTCCGTTTTCTCGGCAGTGCTTGCGGCTGTCTGGCGCGACCGTGTCTTCGTGATACTGACAGCGACCGTGGTATCCGAAGTCATCTACGAACTCGCCTTTGAAGGCTACCTTTACGCGCTCCTTCTGCCTCAAGGCGGCGACTTGCTGGTGAGGTTGCCGAGCGTCGCGGGCAATATTGCTGTCGCTCTGTTCTCGGCCCTTCTGTATTCGTTCATCGGGCTTGACAGATTCTGCGTATGGCGCTGGGCTTACAAGATCATGATTGCAGCGTTTGTCGTCGCTTCCGCCTGGACTGCGTTCGGAGACTATCGCACAAGCGCAGCGGTCGCGGTCCAGGGCACATTCCTTTGTAATCTAGTATGGATAGCATCGGTGGCCCATGCGTATCGGAAAAAGTTGGCGAACGCGCGACTTATCTTCATAGCTTTTCTTCCCGACTGTGCGACGTTCTTCATTCGCATCGGTGTTCTCTGCGGATTCCTTTCCACAAGTTATAGCACGGGCACTGCACAGATCTGGGACAGCATCGGCATTCTAGTTTTGCTATCGATGATCGTTGGCCGCAGGTCTCGTCAGTTGCTGCTTGAGCAACGACAAGCGCAGCGGTTGCTTCTGGCTGAACGTGAGGCCACTCAGGAGCGACTCGAGAGCGCGGTTGTTACGCGTACTCGTGAACTGCAGAGTGCACTTGAACAGGCCGACGGCGCGATGCGGGCAAAGAGTAACTTTCTCGCTCGAATTAGTCACGACCTCAGAACACCGCTTACGTCGATTATCGGCTTCGCCGATCTTATCCAAGCGGACGGTCGCGAGGATGCAGAACGCGGTCGAGTAATCCGCCGGAGCGCTAACCACATGCTCGGCATGGTCAACGACCTGATCGACTATGCCAGGGGGCGCGAAGCGGACACGCTGTCACCCCGACCTGTGTACACCTATGCTCTACTGGATGTAGTCTCACAGCACGGCGATGCACTCGCGAAACGCAGCGCTAATGAGTTTTCTCTGAACGTCGTCGGCGATCTGCCGCCAATCATCGAACTTGATGAACAGCGTATGCATCAGGTGCTTGACAACCTGCTAGACAACGCTGCCAAGTTCACAAGCCACGGTAGGATCGTGTTAACTGTCAGCGCTAACCGTTTCGATGGTGCGCGGGGTCGCTGTAATCTACGCTTCTCCATATCCGACAACGGATGCGGCGTTGCTATCGCCGATCACGAGCGCGTTTTCGAACCGTTCGTGCGCGTAGGGGAGCAGAACCATAGGCCAGGTATAGGCCTGGGGCTTTCTATCGTCAAGCTATGGACCGACCGAATGGGCGCTTCTTTAACATTTGACAGTAGCCCAGGAATCGGAACTACGATCATCATTGAGCTTACGGTCAATGAGCTGGACGAATCGGAAGTCGGCAGCCTGGGCTTGCATGAATCCGCCGAAACGCTTCCACTCATAGACGGGGCCGGAAAACTCGTGCTGTTGGCGGAGGATACTGCCGAGATTCGAGAATTGTTGCGCGGAGATTTGCTCAGTCTCGGGTTCGAGGTTGAAGCTTACGATAATGGCGCGTCAGCCATTCGGAGACTGATAGCGGAGGATCGACCGGCCCCGGCACTCGTCCTAACAGATCAGTTCATGCCGGAAGCTTCCGGGCACGACGTCTTGGCCGTCGCACGCAGCTACCGACCACATGTCCCAGTCGTTCTGGTTTCCGCTGTCCCATTCAGTCAAACGACACAACCAGATGCGACCGAATATTTTGACGCACAGCTGCTCAAGCCAATCAGTCTTGCCGATTTGCGTAACACAATCGCGATGCTGCTGGATATGCAACGTGAGCATCGACCTTCGCAGCCAGTATCGCAAAACCCACTGGTTCTCGCCCCCCCCTCTCCGGAGTTGCTTGACGAAGCACGTACGCTAATCGAACTGGGGGCTATATCCGATTTGCTCGACTGGGCGGAAAAGATATCTCAGATAGCGCCACAGCATGCGCCCTTTGCCGCCAAAGTTAGTCAATTGGCAAAAAGAGGAGAGTTGCGGGAACTTCAAACAATGCTTTGA
- the tnpC gene encoding IS66 family transposase, whose product MPNSPVMPSVEQYQALLAERDALRGELRLVTAQRDLAEEKLRAYKHELFGASSEARHADQLGLFNEAEALATTADAPAREDMPGTSVAAHTRGKRGRKPLDPNLPREVVRHELPESERFCAHDGQALVEIGVETSEQLDVIPEQVRVVQHQRVKYACPCCDLGIKVTLAPTRIIPRGLLTESALAWIITGKYQYGMPLYRQATLLRRFGGDISSNTLAASVVRVGLATQPVINLMRDALLESNLIYGDETTFQVLKEPGRRPQTKSYLWAQVNGSGPSVRMFSYSPGRGAQHAQKLYAGVQPGTALMTDGYELYNGIAHDHQLVHLGCWAHVRRGFIKAEESVPKAARSPDLLATRFVALIGKLFAAEARSAKWESERRRRLRARYSARVLVIIERMLIEHLPGVVPSSLLGKALQYMNGQWPKLVRYVENGNWPISNNLCENAIRPFVVGRKGWLFSDTVAGAQASANLYSLVETCKANGIEPYRYLVWLFTRLPLAATADDYADLMPWRMSAGLNR is encoded by the coding sequence ATGCCGAACAGCCCCGTCATGCCGAGTGTTGAGCAATACCAGGCACTGCTCGCCGAACGCGATGCGCTGCGCGGTGAGCTTCGGCTCGTGACGGCTCAGCGCGATCTGGCCGAAGAGAAACTGCGGGCCTACAAGCACGAACTGTTCGGCGCCTCGAGCGAGGCGCGCCATGCCGACCAGCTCGGCCTGTTCAACGAAGCCGAGGCGCTGGCGACGACTGCCGACGCGCCCGCGCGCGAGGATATGCCCGGTACATCGGTCGCGGCCCACACGCGAGGCAAGCGCGGGCGCAAACCACTCGATCCGAATCTGCCGCGCGAGGTCGTGCGGCACGAGCTGCCCGAGTCCGAACGGTTCTGCGCCCATGACGGCCAGGCCCTCGTCGAGATCGGCGTGGAAACGAGCGAACAGCTCGACGTGATTCCCGAGCAAGTGCGCGTCGTTCAGCACCAGCGGGTCAAGTACGCGTGCCCATGCTGCGATCTCGGCATCAAGGTCACGCTGGCGCCGACGCGCATCATTCCGCGCGGGCTGCTCACGGAATCCGCGCTGGCGTGGATCATCACCGGCAAGTATCAGTACGGCATGCCGCTGTATCGTCAGGCCACACTGCTGCGTCGCTTCGGCGGTGACATCTCGTCGAATACGCTGGCCGCCAGCGTGGTGCGGGTAGGTCTGGCCACGCAGCCGGTGATCAACCTGATGCGCGACGCGCTGCTCGAATCGAACTTGATCTACGGCGACGAAACCACGTTCCAGGTGCTGAAGGAACCAGGACGAAGGCCGCAGACGAAGAGTTACCTGTGGGCGCAGGTCAACGGCTCGGGGCCGTCCGTGCGGATGTTCTCCTACTCGCCCGGGCGCGGTGCTCAACATGCGCAGAAGCTGTATGCCGGTGTACAGCCCGGCACTGCGCTGATGACGGATGGCTACGAGCTCTATAACGGCATCGCCCACGATCACCAGCTCGTGCATCTCGGATGCTGGGCACACGTGCGCCGCGGCTTCATCAAGGCCGAGGAGTCGGTGCCGAAGGCGGCACGCTCACCGGATCTGCTGGCCACACGCTTCGTGGCACTGATCGGCAAGCTGTTCGCGGCCGAGGCGCGCAGCGCGAAGTGGGAGTCTGAACGTCGGCGACGGCTGCGCGCCCGGTACAGCGCCCGCGTGCTCGTCATCATCGAGCGCATGCTAATCGAGCATCTGCCGGGCGTCGTGCCGTCGAGTTTGCTCGGCAAGGCATTGCAGTACATGAACGGACAGTGGCCCAAGCTGGTCCGCTACGTCGAGAACGGCAACTGGCCGATCTCGAACAACCTGTGCGAGAACGCGATAAGGCCGTTCGTCGTCGGCCGCAAGGGCTGGCTGTTCTCTGATACGGTCGCCGGTGCGCAGGCCAGTGCCAACCTGTACTCCCTCGTCGAGACGTGCAAGGCGAACGGCATCGAGCCGTATCGCTATCTGGTCTGGCTGTTCACCAGGTTGCCGCTCGCTGCAACCGCCGACGACTACGCCGATCTCATGCCTTGGAGAATGTCTGCTGGCCTCAACCGCTGA
- a CDS encoding GGDEF domain-containing protein, with protein sequence MASFKERLQIALQLRQMSRLAKGDLSMPEARRWEVSHLVATAIVAASAGALTTVFFRQPDLNLQLLGTALLFGYCSGIVARVAIRPYIAIPALIIAAGPAIIATALWQDAPHRYLSCMFAIFLLGGCETALYVYKTASRHITTRLDMSVLAYHDPVTGLANRLGLQRAYRLAVAKSSMIAVHCLDLDGFKGVNDSFGHSAGDDLLVQVARRIRAVMPEGSVVARMGGDEFVALQFDTSDDIDAYAIGRSIVQELAKPFPVGNENIQITASLGFAVAPAHRSNLGELLKLADAASYHIKKSGGGGAISSLNLQ encoded by the coding sequence ATGGCGTCCTTCAAAGAGCGCTTACAGATTGCGCTGCAACTGAGGCAAATGAGTCGCCTGGCGAAAGGAGATCTCAGCATGCCCGAGGCTCGCAGATGGGAGGTGTCTCACCTCGTCGCCACGGCCATCGTTGCGGCGTCGGCTGGCGCTTTGACCACGGTATTTTTTCGACAGCCAGATCTGAATCTGCAATTACTTGGGACAGCCCTGCTGTTTGGATACTGCTCGGGAATTGTGGCTCGCGTTGCTATTCGCCCCTACATCGCCATTCCTGCGCTCATTATTGCTGCTGGGCCCGCAATCATTGCAACGGCGCTTTGGCAAGACGCACCACATCGTTACCTGTCCTGCATGTTTGCGATCTTCTTGCTCGGTGGGTGTGAGACTGCTCTGTATGTGTATAAGACGGCATCAAGGCATATTACGACACGCCTCGACATGTCTGTACTTGCGTATCACGACCCAGTCACCGGTCTTGCGAATCGTCTGGGATTGCAGCGCGCCTATCGTCTCGCCGTTGCGAAGTCATCGATGATCGCCGTCCACTGCCTCGATCTGGACGGCTTTAAGGGTGTGAACGACTCCTTTGGACACTCCGCCGGAGACGACCTCCTGGTTCAGGTGGCACGAAGAATTCGGGCTGTCATGCCCGAAGGCTCGGTTGTAGCCCGGATGGGGGGAGACGAATTTGTTGCTCTCCAATTCGATACATCAGATGATATCGACGCCTACGCGATCGGCCGAAGCATTGTTCAGGAGCTGGCAAAGCCGTTTCCAGTGGGAAACGAGAATATTCAGATAACGGCCAGCTTGGGATTTGCGGTAGCGCCGGCGCATCGAAGCAATCTAGGCGAACTACTAAAACTGGCCGATGCCGCGTCCTATCACATTAAGAAGTCTGGTGGTGGTGGCGCGATAAGCTCGTTGAATCTCCAATGA
- a CDS encoding nuclear transport factor 2 family protein produces the protein MASSSEAIYTQQVRNYLAELERGDVAAICALFKPDAQIFSPLLGWMLPEPFFEKVNAASGGSKITPIDICTSTKGARRATGYFVYDWGLKDGSAVRFECIDVFEFDDDGLIERMIIVYDTHPIRTTVGDKYA, from the coding sequence ATGGCCTCATCGTCAGAAGCAATATACACGCAGCAGGTTCGCAACTATCTCGCGGAGTTGGAGCGCGGCGATGTCGCGGCGATCTGTGCATTATTCAAGCCGGACGCCCAGATCTTTTCGCCGCTTCTCGGCTGGATGCTCCCTGAGCCATTCTTTGAGAAGGTCAATGCAGCGTCGGGAGGAAGCAAAATAACTCCTATCGACATCTGCACTAGCACGAAAGGGGCCCGACGTGCAACCGGTTACTTCGTCTATGACTGGGGGCTAAAAGATGGGTCCGCAGTGCGTTTCGAGTGCATCGATGTTTTCGAATTCGACGACGATGGGCTCATCGAGCGGATGATCATCGTCTACGATACCCATCCGATTCGTACTACGGTAGGTGACAAATACGCGTAG
- a CDS encoding LysR substrate-binding domain-containing protein, with product MTEQSKNPQPGYATHAYPLADLMRPLPPLAAFQSFVAAAQLGSISRAADHLCRTQGALSRQVQQLESHYRCPLFVRHASGLTLTAEGSELLVVAVSVLTQLVQHADIHAKTAPIVTLRLPSTFAIRWLLPRLADINSALPGTELRISTSSDDTPDFTTSDVDAIVVRGTGQWAGMDAIPLFAEQLTPMCTSEMAASLGSAADLAHVTLLHPGHGREEWRCWLEFIGARQIDASRGLVLDSLESTLAAAAEGHGVAIGDLRMASDRLRTKQLVTPFIEVAQNGLSYFVVYPSRRVAQSKIRALADVLLRLARED from the coding sequence ATGACAGAACAATCGAAAAATCCGCAACCCGGGTATGCAACCCATGCATACCCATTGGCCGACCTTATGCGGCCGCTGCCGCCGCTGGCAGCGTTCCAGTCATTCGTCGCCGCGGCGCAACTCGGGAGCATCAGCAGAGCCGCTGACCATTTGTGTCGAACGCAAGGCGCGTTGAGCCGTCAGGTCCAGCAACTGGAATCCCACTATCGGTGCCCACTTTTTGTGCGCCACGCGTCGGGGCTGACGCTGACGGCGGAAGGAAGCGAACTATTGGTCGTGGCCGTAAGCGTACTCACGCAACTGGTTCAACACGCAGATATTCACGCGAAGACAGCGCCTATCGTCACCCTGCGATTGCCATCCACGTTCGCGATTCGTTGGTTGCTTCCACGGCTGGCGGATATTAATAGCGCGTTGCCTGGAACAGAACTTCGCATCTCCACATCATCGGACGACACGCCGGATTTCACTACGTCTGACGTAGACGCCATCGTTGTTCGTGGAACTGGGCAGTGGGCGGGTATGGATGCGATTCCATTGTTTGCTGAGCAACTCACACCGATGTGCACAAGCGAAATGGCCGCATCGCTTGGCTCGGCAGCTGACCTTGCTCATGTCACATTGCTCCATCCCGGGCATGGCCGTGAGGAGTGGCGATGCTGGCTGGAATTCATTGGGGCACGGCAGATCGACGCGAGCCGTGGCCTCGTTTTGGACTCCCTCGAATCGACGCTCGCCGCTGCGGCTGAAGGGCATGGGGTTGCAATAGGTGATCTCAGGATGGCGAGCGACCGCCTACGGACGAAGCAACTGGTGACGCCTTTTATCGAGGTGGCGCAAAACGGCTTGTCGTACTTCGTCGTCTACCCATCCCGACGCGTTGCACAGTCCAAGATTCGCGCCCTCGCTGACGTCTTGCTGCGGCTTGCGCGGGAAGACTGA